The genome window CCTTCCAGCTCGAGGTCGCCTACGCGCCGTCGGGCGGCTCGTCGCAGCGCACGGCCAAGTACGAGGGCAGCTGCGGCGCCGGGGCCGCGAATTCCGCCGCGCCCACCGTCACCAACCTCACCGTGACGCCCGCGGACGGCGAGATCGAGCCGGGCGACCTGCTGACGGTGCAGTACTCGTTCACCGCGCCCGCGGGGCTGTGGGACACCTCGATCATCCTGGCCGGCGGCGCGAGCGCGGCCGTGGCCGAGCAGGGACAGTTCGAGACCTCCGGGACGCGCACGGTGACGGTGCGCGTCCCCGGCGGCATCATCGCGGGCTCGCGCGCCGTGGTCTCGGTGCGGGTGACCGACGCGCTGCTGCGCCAGGCGCAGGCGGGCCCGGTGAACGGGCCGGTGCTGGCGGACCATCACCCGCCCGAGCTCCTCCAGGTCACCACCCGCACCACCTTCGGCAACGGCCCGGTGAACCTGGCCGGCGCCTGGGCACCGGGCGACACCATCCACCTCCACGCCCTCGCCACGGACAACAACCGGGTCGCCTGGATGGTGTGGGAGCTGGGCGCCCCGGCCGGCACGCGCGACTCGGTGCCCGCCGAGCCCGGGCCCGTGGCGGGCGCGGCGGACATCGTGGTGCTTCCCGGGTGGGCGGGCACGCCGCAGCTGAGCGTGTGGGTGGTGGACGCGGCGGGGAACCGCAGCGCGGTGCTGCGCTCGCTCCCCGACAGCATCCGCATCATGGGCACGGCCACGCGCGCCGTGCACAGCGCCGTGCTTCCGCGCGGGTCGGCGCTGGACGCGGTGGTCGACCCCGTGGGGCGGCGCCTCTTCGTGGCCAGCGACTTCGGCAGCCACGTCGCGGTGCTCCCGCTGGCGTCGCTGATCCCGGGAACGCCGATCGGCTTCCCCTCGCCGCCGATGTCGATCGACCTCACGCCGGGCAACGACTCGCTGGTGGCCGCGCTCCAGCTCGTCCGCTCCATCGCCTGGGTGAACCTGGCGTCGGGAAGCCTGAGCGTGGTGCCCGTGACCACCGGCGACTCGCTGGCCGGCCCCTACCGGGTGCGCGTGGGCGCCGACGGCTCGCTGGTGGCCACCTTCACGCGCGCCGACGGAGCGCTGGTGCTGGCGCGGGTGAACCGCGCCACGGGCGCGCTCGCGCGGCTGGCGGCGGTGCCGGGGGGCGGCGCCGGGAGGCTGACGCGGACGCCCGACCGCTCGCGCATGTACCTGGAGCAGTCGCTCTGCGTGCGCGAGCTGGTGGTGGCGACCGGCCATCTGGGCGACTGCCTGCCGCTGCAGGGGACGCGGCTGGTGGCCACGGACCGCACCGGGAGCGTCGTCAGCAACGGCGAGTCGGTGTTCTCCGCGGCCAGCGGGCAGCTGCGGACCTTCCCGTACGAGATGGCCATCACCGGCGCCACGCCCTCGCTGGACGGCGCGGAGCTCTGGATCAGCACCGTGCGCGGTCTGGTGCACGCGCGCCCCGACGGCACGCTGCTGGACCGCGCCGCGGGGATCGGGCCGATGTACAACGGGATGTTCGTCATCGACGACGGCGCCACGCTGGTGGGGGTGACGGAAGACGGCCTGACCGCCACCGTGCACGTGGTCGACCTGCGCTGACCGGCGCCGCGAAACCCGCCGCCGTCCACGGGCGTACTCCGCGCGGGGCCGCACCGGCCCCGGACGTGCGCCCACCCGGACGGACCACCTCGATGCCCTCCCCCCTCTCCTCCGTGCGTGTCGGCGTGGCCGCGCTGCGCGTGAACCCGCTGCGCACCACGCTCTCCACGCTGGGCGTGATCATCGGCGTGGCCTCGATCGTGGCCGTGCTGTCGCTGGGCGACGGGATGGAGGCGTTCGCCCGCAGCCAGATCGCCGGTACCACCGCGCTGCAGAACGTCTTCATCTCCCCCGCCACGCACGACACGGTGGACGGGATCGCCGTCGCGCGCGAGCGGATCACGCTCTTCACCGCGGGCGACGTGGCGGATGCGGCGCGGCGCATCCCCGGGCTCTCGGCCGCGGCGGTGACGGTCAGCGGGACGACGCTGATGGACGATCCGCGCGGAGGCCGCCCGCGCGCCGCCCGAGTCACCGCGGCCACGCCGGGTGCCGCGGCGCTGTACGGGGTGGAGATGGGGCGCGGGCGCTTCTTCACCGGCGCCGAGGTGGCGCGGGATTCTGCCGTCGCCGTCGTCTCCGACGCCACCGCGCGCGCCCTCTCGCCGGATGGCGATGCCGCGCGGGCGCTGGGGATGACGGTGCGGCTGCGGGGGACGCCGCTGCGCGTGGTGGGCGTCGTGGCGCCCGACACGGCGGCACGCGGGCTGGCGGTGTACGTGCCGCTGGGCGCCGGCCCACGCGTGATGAGCGCGGCCGAGGCCGGGCGCCCGCGCATGCTGGTGCTGAAGGCGGCGCGCGTGGAAGGAGTGGATTCGGTCACGCGCGCGACCGAGGCGTGGCTGCGGCGGCGGTTCGGCGGGGGGACGAAGGACTTTCAGGTGGGCACCTACCGCGCGCGCGCCGAGCAGGCCAGCCGGGCGTTCCTGCTCTTCAAGGTGTTCATGGGCGCCATCGCGGGGATCTCGCTGCTGGTGGGCGGGATCGGGATCATGAACGTGCTGCTGGCCTCGGTGACCGAGCGCACGCGCGAGATCGGCATCCGCAAGGCCGTCGGCGCGCGCCGCCGCGACATCGTGCTGCAGTTCCTCTCCGAGGCCGTGGCCATCACCGGCTCGGGGAGCCTGCTGGGGCTGCTGCTGGGCCTGGCCGCCGCGTTCGGCATCACCGCCGCGATGCGGGCGTCGCTCGGCGCGCCGGTGCACGCCGGCCTCTCCGTCTCCACCATGCTGGTGGCCGCGCTGTCGGCCATCGTCGTCGGCCTCAGCTTCGGCACCTGGCCCGCGCTCCGCGCCGCCCGCCTCTCGCCGATCGACGCCATCCGCCACGAGTGATACGACGGGGTTCGATCGACCGAAAAACGAAACGCCGGACGGCAGAAGCCGCCCGGCGTTTCGTTACCCACCCGGTGTCCGCCCGCCCGGCACGGCTGCTTGGAAGTATCCCCGCCCCCGCGCGCACCGTACCGGACGAGCGAACGCGTGGACTATGTGGCCACAAGTTGATGAAGTCAACGAAGCGCCAAAACACCGCCATCGTGCGGACATTCGCACCCCATGCAGCCGGATTTGCCCTCTCGGATGCGGAGGGAAAGGCTCTCGATCGCCACACCCGCGCTGGAAACGGAAGCGCGAACGAACCCACATGGGGATTCGTTCGCGCTAATTCGAGCTCCCGGAAACGGAGCGCGGTCAGCCGCTGCGAAGCTTTTCCTCGACCATCGGACGCAGGCGTTCCCAGGCTGCCCTGTCAACCTCATCCGCGAGTGCCGCGATCTCGTCATCCGTCATGTCGAACTTCCGGCTTCCGACCTCCACGAGGAGATAGTCGAAGAACCGCGAGATCTGTTCGCGTGGAATGGCATCCGTGCGGACGCGGATCACGTAGTCGCCGCCGCTCTCTTCGAAACGGCAGTCGGGAATCGGCTCCATCGCACCCCTTTGTGATCGAACCGGAAGAATGTTGGCGTACATCACCGAATCACGTGCTGGACATGCTATGGATCCTTCGGCCTGCAACCATTTGCGTGGACGCGGCGCCAGCCTGGCCGGCCTCAGGATGACGTCTTCTTCGTGCGTATTACTCCTGCCGTTGAAGTCCGCGCAGGCGGACTGCGTGCCTTTGTAGCCGCGACTTCAGTCGCATTTTCTGCACGTAGGCCGCGCCCCGCTCACCCGCTCCGCGACACGCCGAGGTCGCGGACGATGCCGTCGGCGATGCCGTAGATCCAGCCGTGCACGGTCAGGTCGTTCCCGCGGTGCCACGCGTCCTGCACCACCGTGGTCTGGCAGACGTTGTTCACCTGCTCGATCACGTTCAGCTCGCACAGGCGCCGGTGGCGCTCGGCCTCGCCCTTCAGGCGATCCATCTCGATGCGGTGCTTGAGCTTCACGTCCTGCACGTGGCGCAGCCAGTTGTCGACCAGCCCGACCCTTTCGTCGCGGAGGGCGG of Longimicrobium sp. contains these proteins:
- a CDS encoding ABC transporter permease; translation: MPSPLSSVRVGVAALRVNPLRTTLSTLGVIIGVASIVAVLSLGDGMEAFARSQIAGTTALQNVFISPATHDTVDGIAVARERITLFTAGDVADAARRIPGLSAAAVTVSGTTLMDDPRGGRPRAARVTAATPGAAALYGVEMGRGRFFTGAEVARDSAVAVVSDATARALSPDGDAARALGMTVRLRGTPLRVVGVVAPDTAARGLAVYVPLGAGPRVMSAAEAGRPRMLVLKAARVEGVDSVTRATEAWLRRRFGGGTKDFQVGTYRARAEQASRAFLLFKVFMGAIAGISLLVGGIGIMNVLLASVTERTREIGIRKAVGARRRDIVLQFLSEAVAITGSGSLLGLLLGLAAAFGITAAMRASLGAPVHAGLSVSTMLVAALSAIVVGLSFGTWPALRAARLSPIDAIRHE
- a CDS encoding carbonic anhydrase, whose amino-acid sequence is FVHRNVANVVVHTDLNCLSALQYAVDVLRVEHVLITGHYGCGGVLAALRDERVGLVDNWLRHVQDVKLKHRIEMDRLKGEAERHRRLCELNVIEQVNNVCQTTVVQDAWHRGNDLTVHGWIYGIADGIVRDLGVSRSG